The Flavipsychrobacter sp. genome contains the following window.
CCTACTCTATCTTATCAGCCTAAAACCATGACTATCACCTATGAACATGCACAAATAAGTGAAGAACTTGACTATCCATGCAAGTATATTACCGGCACCTATAGATATACCAATGGTATATTTATAAACAATTAATTTTCATTAATAGCTATGAGTTTTAATGATATATTTCTATTATTGTTGAAACATTTAACAACTGACTATTATGAAAAAATCTATCCTATTCGTTGCCGCATTACTTGCTATAGGTTTCACGTCTTGCAAAAAAGACTACACTTGTGAGTGTAAAGAAACTAGCACTGGTACTATTCTTTCGTCAAGAACTATTAACAACACTAAAGCACTAGCTAAGACTGAGTGTGAAACATCAAACGTAGTAAGTTCTTCTGTTGGTGTTTCTTGCAATATCAAATAACTTATTTTTTTTAACGCATAAAAAAAGGAAGCTCATTTGAGCTTCCTTTTTGTTTATCGGTAAGATTCAGATTACTCTGATTCTACTTTGCTACCTTTTGATTTTGCAATTACCTCTTCTTCAATATTTCTTGGTGCTGGAGCGTAATGGCTGAATTCCATTACAGAAGACGCACGACCAGAAGATAAAGAACGAAGTTGTGTTACATAACCGAACATTTCACTTAATGGAACTTTCGCTTTGATAACCTGAGCGTTGTTACGAGTATCCATACCCTCAAGCATTGCACGACGACGGTTCAAGTCACCAGACACATCACCCATGTATTGGTCAGGAGTAATAACCTCTACTTTCATGATAGGCTCAAGAATTTGAGGTTTTGCTTTTCTACCTGCCTCACGGAAAGCACTCTTAGCACACAATTCGAATGCAACAGCATCTGAATCGACAGCGTGGAATGAACCATCAAACAAACGAACTTTCATGCTATCAACAGGATATCCTGCAAGAACACCAGTGCTCATTGATTGCTCAAAACCTTTCTGTACCGCAGGGATGAATTCCTTAGGAATAGAACCACCGACAATACTATTGATGAATTGGAATTTACCATTCTCTTCAACAGCTAAGAAGTCCTCATCAGCTGGTCCGATCTCAACTTGGATATCAGCGAATTTACCTTTACCACCAGTTTGCTTCTTATAAGTCTCACGGTGTGTAACCATATCTCTGAAAGACTCTTTGTAAGCCACCTGAGGAGCACCTTGGTTAACTTCTACTTTAAACTCACGACGCATACGGTCGATGATGATGTCTAAGTGAAGCTCACCCATACCACTCAAGATAGTTTGGCCAGTCTCTTCGTCAGTCTTAACACGTAGTGTTGGATCTTCCTCAACAAGTTTAGCGATAGCCATACCCATTTTATCAACGTCAGCTTGAGTTTTTGGCTCAACAGCTATCGAGATAACTGAATCAGGGATGAACATGTTCTCTAGGATGATCTGGTTGTTCTCATCACAAAGAGTATCACCTGTTTTGATATCTTTAAAACCTACTGCTGCACCAATATCACCCGCCATGATCTTATCAATTGGGTTTTGCTTGTTAGCGTGCATCTGCATGATACGGCTGATACGCTCTTTACGACCAGAACGCATATTGTATGTATAAGAACCTGCATCAAGCGTACCGCTGTAGCAACGGAAGAATGCTAGACGACCTACGAATGGGTCAGTCATGATCTTGAACGCAAGTGCTGAGAATGGCTCTTGTGGATCTGGCTTACGAGTAAGCGGCTCACCATTGATATCAGTACCGTTGATAGCCTCTACGTCTACTGGGCTAGGTAGGTAACGGATAACGCAGTCAAGAGCAGTTTGTACACCCTTATTCTTATATGCAGAACCACATAGCATTGGGATAATGCTTAGGTCGATAGTTGCTTTACGGATAGCTTCGTGGATCTCCTCTTCAGTGATCGTATCAGGATCGTCGAAGAATTTCTCCATTAGGTTATCATCATACTCAGCTACAGCTTCTACAAGCTCAGCACGGTATTGGTTAGCTTCGTCAACCATATCCGCAGGTATTTCACCTTCAGTATAAGTCATACCTTGAGTAGAATCGTCCCAAACCACAGATTTCATTGTGATCAAGTTAACGATACCTTTAAAATCATCTTCAGCACCAATTGGTAGTTGTAAAGGCACCGCTTTTGCACCCAACATATCACGTACTTGCTTAACCACCATTAGGAAGTCAGCACCGATACGGTCCATTTTGTTTACGAAACCGATACGTGGTACTCTATAACGGTTTGCTTGACGCCATACAGTCTCAGATTGAGGCTCAACACCATCAACCGCAGAGAACAAAGCTACAAGACCATCCAATACACGCATAGAACGCTCTACCTCTACAGTAAAGTCAACGTGACCCGGAGTATCGATTATATTGAATTTGTATTGTTGAGACTCATCAGTTGGCTGACCTTGTACAGTTGGGAAGTTCCAAAAACAAGTAGTAGCAGCAGAAGTAATAGTGATACCACGCTCTTGCTCTTGTGCCATCCAGTCCATGGTAGCAGCACCATCGTGCACCTCACCTATCTTGTGGTTTACACCTGTGTAATAAAGAATACGTTCTGTAGTTGTGGTTTTACCAGCATCAATGTGAGCTGCAATACCAAAGTTGCGCTGTAAGCGTAAGTCTGCCATTGTTCAGATATTGAGTTAAATTAAAAGATTCTATTATTTAAATGAGGTGCAAAGGTAATGATTTTATTAAAGGAAAAAACGACTTATTTAACTGTTTTATTTATATGTTCAAATGTATTGATGCTTCCTATTTGCATTAAATATATTATTATATATAACCATTTATTACATTTTAACTTTTTCTATAGCTAATACGCTTACCAGCAGGTGTTTTTAACACTTTTCTATCATTGATAGATAATATTTTTGTATAGATCAGAAATTGTGAACAGAAAATAGAACAAACATGAAACTAAAAATCATTCCAGTTGTCCTTACCGCTGCTATCACATCTATAGCAACAGTGTTTATAGCAGCTAAATTTCAAAACGATCCTATAATTGTACAACAGACTGAAAACCGTGCGCTACCGGTCAACTATGCTAAGTATTCAGGGAATACGGTAGCAGCAGCAGCCCCTATCGATTTTCAAGCTGCTGCAGAAGCTTCGGTAAGTGCTGTAGTTCATATTAAAACTCAGAAAAAGGGTAAATCTATAATAGCACAAGACCCAAGATTTGGAGATGACTTCTTTGGTCAGCTGTTTGGTAGAAGACAATATTATATACCACCACAAATGGGCTCGGGTTCAGGAGTTGTCATTTCTGAAAATGGCTACATTGTAACGAACAACCACGTTATATCAGACGCCGACGAAGTAAAAGTAACTTTCAATGATAGATATACAGCAGATGCCAAGCTGGTAGCTACAGACCCTGCTACGGATATTGCCATTCTTAAAGTAGAGGAAAATAACCTTCCATATATGGAATTTGGTAACTCCGACGATGTAAGGCTTGGCCAGTGGGTACTGGCTGTAGGCTATCCGCTTACGCTAGATGCTACCGTTACGGCGGGCATTGTAAGTGCGAAAGGCAGAGCTTTGGGTATTAACAGACGTCAATCTAGCCTTCCTGTGGAGTCTTTTATACAAACAGATGCTGCGGTAAACCCCGGCAATAGTGGCGGCGCTTTGGTAAACACCAGTGGCCAATTAATAGGTGTCAACTCTGCAATAGCCTCCCCTACAGGCTCTTATGCCGGTTACTCATATGCCATACCAGCCAATATAGTACGCAAAATAGCAGACGACCTTATTGAGTACGGTTCTGTACAAAGGGCATACTTAGGTATTAACTATGTAGACAGAAAGCATGCCTCTGAAGAGGTGGTTAGCAATTTGAAGCTAGACAAAGAAAACGGTGTATATGTAGCCAAAGTACTGGAAAACTCAGGTGCCGAGAAAGCAGGACTTAAAGAGGGCGACTTTATCGTTGACATCAACGGTGCGCCGATCAACACCTCACCTGAATTACAGGAACAAATTGCCCGATTTAAGCCAGGCGATAATATCAGCGTTGGATATGTAAGAAATGGGAAAAAGAAGGTAACATCAGTAGAACTAAGAAATATTAATGGTACTACCGAAATAATAAAGCAAAATGAGGTCTCAAAAATGCTTGGTGGCCAGTTCCGTACCGTAAACAATATTGAAAAAGACAAATATGGTTTGAAAAGCGGTGTGGTAGTTACAGATGTAGGGAACGGTATTTTAGCCAAACAAACTACAATGCCAAAAGGCTTTATCATATTGTCTATTAACGATATAGAAGTAAATAGTCCTGCTGATGTGCAAGAGATCATCTCTAAAAATGACAATGTAAAGATAGCAGGAATGGTGCCCGGCAATAGAGCTATGTTCTATTATGGTATCACCAATATCAAAAAGCTACAGAGTCTAGAACAATAACGAGATCAAACATATAACAACCATCCAGAGGCATATCTATAAAGGGTATGCCTCTTTAGTTACATATATACAAAAATACAGATACCATATACAGAGTATAAATAGTATTTTAGTTTTCATACTCTGTGTGTAACTATTTTCGCTATGAATTAGTAAAGCAATAGATTATGACTATTTTTGCAAGCCAAATTGATACTTGATAGTGAGACCCGTTTATATAACAAGAATATCAAAGTTTTTACCCAATGAGCCTATAGCGAATGATGAGATGGAGCAGGTGTTGGGTTATGTGAATAATAAACCTTCGAAGGCGCGTGCTATTGTGTTAAGAAACAACGGTATCAAAACACGTTATTACGCGTTCAAAGATGGTAAAAGCACCCATAAAAACTCAGAATTAACTGCAAATGCCATTAAGCTTTTGTTTGATGAGCAATTACCTATAGATAACCTACAGCTAATTACTGTAGGTACAACCTCTCCCGATCAGCTACTACCCTCTCATGCAGCTATGACTC
Protein-coding sequences here:
- the fusA gene encoding elongation factor G, with the protein product MADLRLQRNFGIAAHIDAGKTTTTERILYYTGVNHKIGEVHDGAATMDWMAQEQERGITITSAATTCFWNFPTVQGQPTDESQQYKFNIIDTPGHVDFTVEVERSMRVLDGLVALFSAVDGVEPQSETVWRQANRYRVPRIGFVNKMDRIGADFLMVVKQVRDMLGAKAVPLQLPIGAEDDFKGIVNLITMKSVVWDDSTQGMTYTEGEIPADMVDEANQYRAELVEAVAEYDDNLMEKFFDDPDTITEEEIHEAIRKATIDLSIIPMLCGSAYKNKGVQTALDCVIRYLPSPVDVEAINGTDINGEPLTRKPDPQEPFSALAFKIMTDPFVGRLAFFRCYSGTLDAGSYTYNMRSGRKERISRIMQMHANKQNPIDKIMAGDIGAAVGFKDIKTGDTLCDENNQIILENMFIPDSVISIAVEPKTQADVDKMGMAIAKLVEEDPTLRVKTDEETGQTILSGMGELHLDIIIDRMRREFKVEVNQGAPQVAYKESFRDMVTHRETYKKQTGGKGKFADIQVEIGPADEDFLAVEENGKFQFINSIVGGSIPKEFIPAVQKGFEQSMSTGVLAGYPVDSMKVRLFDGSFHAVDSDAVAFELCAKSAFREAGRKAKPQILEPIMKVEVITPDQYMGDVSGDLNRRRAMLEGMDTRNNAQVIKAKVPLSEMFGYVTQLRSLSSGRASSVMEFSHYAPAPRNIEEEVIAKSKGSKVESE
- a CDS encoding trypsin-like peptidase domain-containing protein — its product is MKLKIIPVVLTAAITSIATVFIAAKFQNDPIIVQQTENRALPVNYAKYSGNTVAAAAPIDFQAAAEASVSAVVHIKTQKKGKSIIAQDPRFGDDFFGQLFGRRQYYIPPQMGSGSGVVISENGYIVTNNHVISDADEVKVTFNDRYTADAKLVATDPATDIAILKVEENNLPYMEFGNSDDVRLGQWVLAVGYPLTLDATVTAGIVSAKGRALGINRRQSSLPVESFIQTDAAVNPGNSGGALVNTSGQLIGVNSAIASPTGSYAGYSYAIPANIVRKIADDLIEYGSVQRAYLGINYVDRKHASEEVVSNLKLDKENGVYVAKVLENSGAEKAGLKEGDFIVDINGAPINTSPELQEQIARFKPGDNISVGYVRNGKKKVTSVELRNINGTTEIIKQNEVSKMLGGQFRTVNNIEKDKYGLKSGVVVTDVGNGILAKQTTMPKGFIILSINDIEVNSPADVQEIISKNDNVKIAGMVPGNRAMFYYGITNIKKLQSLEQ